The following are from one region of the Vulpes vulpes isolate BD-2025 chromosome 14, VulVul3, whole genome shotgun sequence genome:
- the TMEM167A gene encoding protein kish-A: MSAIFNFQSLLTVILLLICTCAYIRSLAPSLLDRNKTGLLGIFWKCARIGERKSPYVAVCCIVMAFSILFMQ; this comes from the exons tctGCCATTTTCAATTTTCAGAGTCTGTTGACTGTAATCTTGCTGCTTATATGTACCTGTGCTTATATCCGATCCTTGGCACCCAGCCTCCTGGACAGAAATAAAACTGG ATTGTTGGGTATATTTTGGAAGTGCGCCAGAATTG GTGAACGGAAGAGTCCTTATGTTGCAGTGTGCTGTATAGTGATGGCCTTCAGCATCCTCTTCATGCAGTAG